The Gammaproteobacteria bacterium region GACGACTGACGACTGACGACTGACGACTGACGACTGACGACTGACGACTGACGACTGACGACTGACGACTGACGACTGACGACTGACGACTGACCGAGCACTACCGTCTTCCTCATGGATACCGATCTACGCAACAAGGGAATTCTTGTCACCGGCGGCGCCGGAGGCATCGGCCAGGCCGTGGTTCGGGCGTTTGCCTCCGAGGGAGCGAGGGTTGCGATTCACTACCGGGCCTCGGAAGCAGCCGCGCTGGCACTTGCAGCAGAGGTGGGCGGAGTTGCTCTCGGAGCAGATCTGCGGCTCGAGGAGGAAGCAGACGAACTCGTGCCGCGCGCTGTGGAGGCACTGGGCTCCCTCAGCGTCTGTGTTGCCAATGCCGGCGTGTGGCCATCCGAGGATCTGCGTCTCTGGGAGCTGCCGCTGGCCAGATGGGAAGAGACGATTCGTGCAAACCTGACGGCGACGTTCCTCACTGTGCGGGCGTTTCTGCGTCACGCGGAGAAGACGCGCACGGGCAGCATCGTGATGGTCGGTTCGACGGCCGGAGTATTCGGAGAGGCCGGTCATGTGGACTACGCCGCGGCGAAAGGCGGCGTCATGACGGGTCTTCTCCTGAGTGCCAAGAACGAGGCGGCTCGGCTCGGCGTCAGGGTGAACGCCGTCGCACCAGGGTGGACGGTCACACCGATGACGACCGAGGCCCGGAAGGATCCGACGCTCGAACGGCTGGTGACGTCGACGATGGCGCTCAAGAAACTTGGGACCCCGGAGGACGTTGCTGCACAGATCGTTGCGCTCGCCTCCGATACGGTCTCAGGCCATGTCACGGGTCAGGTCGTGGTGGTCGCCGGTGGCATGGAAGGCAGACTCCTCCAGGACTGAGCGACGCAGTCAGACCTTTCGTCCTCCCACCCAGGTG contains the following coding sequences:
- a CDS encoding SDR family oxidoreductase, with translation MDTDLRNKGILVTGGAGGIGQAVVRAFASEGARVAIHYRASEAAALALAAEVGGVALGADLRLEEEADELVPRAVEALGSLSVCVANAGVWPSEDLRLWELPLARWEETIRANLTATFLTVRAFLRHAEKTRTGSIVMVGSTAGVFGEAGHVDYAAAKGGVMTGLLLSAKNEAARLGVRVNAVAPGWTVTPMTTEARKDPTLERLVTSTMALKKLGTPEDVAAQIVALASDTVSGHVTGQVVVVAGGMEGRLLQD